The following are encoded together in the Clostridium sp. BJN0013 genome:
- a CDS encoding IS110 family transposase — protein sequence MSKFFNLPVVGIDVSADYSMVAILAPDGAVYRKAFKIMHTSDGFSYLLKEMRKVEKEFSMKPSLFMESTGVYHLTLFHFLKNNELETFVINPLITNSNKNLGIRKVKNDKMDALTIANIAKFQNIKMSDYLDIPIFAVRSLCRDYYSLIDNRSQFKKKLSSDLRTFFPGYHNVFSDVAGVTSLAVLSKFSSPKAIVDAPKDDLIALLKENSCKSIDWCTNTYNKLLNAALSAVQIGITNNSFKVTIGINIKLLNIINEQIETLVNEIESAVKNDSTPASFKNNIALLLSFKGIGFITAVTIMSEIGDPTRFKHPKEMVAFFGIDPSVSQSGKFNSDQNKMSKRGTRFGRRALYAAALASIRKSKTGKPINSVLYQYRNKNLNGKKKKVALCAIMHKLVKYIFAVLRDQKPYEIREPKLHNQMYVTNFSRSVS from the coding sequence ATGTCAAAATTTTTTAATTTACCTGTAGTAGGTATCGATGTTTCTGCTGATTATTCTATGGTTGCAATACTAGCCCCTGATGGAGCAGTTTATAGAAAGGCTTTCAAGATAATGCACACTTCTGATGGTTTCTCTTATCTTCTCAAAGAAATGAGAAAAGTGGAAAAAGAGTTCTCCATGAAACCATCACTTTTCATGGAATCAACTGGTGTTTACCATTTAACTCTTTTCCACTTCCTAAAGAATAACGAATTAGAAACTTTCGTTATAAATCCTCTTATTACTAATAGTAACAAAAATTTAGGAATAAGAAAAGTGAAAAATGATAAAATGGATGCCTTAACTATTGCAAACATAGCAAAATTTCAAAATATAAAAATGTCTGATTATTTAGATATCCCAATATTTGCTGTAAGATCACTTTGTCGTGATTACTACAGCCTTATAGATAACCGTTCCCAGTTCAAGAAAAAGTTATCTTCTGATCTTAGAACGTTTTTTCCTGGATATCATAATGTTTTTTCTGACGTAGCTGGTGTTACTTCATTAGCAGTTTTAAGTAAATTTTCATCCCCTAAAGCAATTGTTGATGCACCAAAAGATGATTTAATTGCTTTACTAAAGGAAAATTCTTGTAAATCAATTGACTGGTGTACAAACACATATAACAAACTTTTAAACGCTGCACTAAGTGCTGTACAAATAGGAATAACCAATAATTCCTTTAAAGTAACTATAGGCATAAATATAAAGCTTTTAAACATCATTAATGAACAAATTGAAACTCTAGTAAATGAAATAGAATCAGCAGTTAAAAATGACTCAACACCTGCTTCATTTAAGAACAACATAGCATTGCTTCTTTCTTTCAAAGGTATAGGCTTTATTACAGCTGTAACCATAATGAGTGAAATAGGCGATCCTACAAGGTTCAAGCATCCAAAAGAAATGGTTGCTTTCTTTGGAATTGACCCTTCAGTTAGTCAATCCGGGAAATTTAATAGTGACCAAAATAAAATGTCCAAGCGTGGTACACGCTTTGGTAGAAGAGCACTTTATGCTGCTGCTCTTGCATCAATAAGAAAATCCAAAACTGGTAAACCAATTAACAGTGTTCTTTACCAGTATCGCAATAAAAACTTAAATGGTAAGAAGAAGAAAGTTGCTCTTTGTGCAATTATGCACAAACTTGTAAAGTACATATTTGCAGTTCTTAGAGATCAAAAGCCTTATGAAATTCGTGAACCAAAACTGCACAACCAAATGTATGTTACTAATTTTTCAAGATCAGTTTCTTAA
- a CDS encoding DNA adenine methylase, translated as MNSFIGWIGGKKLLRKEILKKFPENFNRYIEVFGGAAWVLFSKDKLANMEVYNDVNGDLVNLFRCVKYHCGELQKELSFMLNSRELFYDFASQYNTRGMTDIQRAARFFMLIKTSYGSEYRSYGCVKRNVNVMIQYLTDIQGRLSGVVIENKDFEDLFKVYDREEGLMYMDPPYYGTERYYQVQFSQEDHIRLFECLKSVKGKFILSYNDCEFVRELYKDFNVDEVERNHNLVGKYKDKEHRYGELIIRNY; from the coding sequence ATGAACAGTTTTATAGGATGGATAGGTGGAAAGAAGTTATTAAGGAAAGAAATCTTAAAGAAGTTTCCTGAAAATTTCAATAGATATATAGAAGTCTTTGGAGGAGCTGCATGGGTTTTATTTTCAAAAGATAAACTTGCGAATATGGAAGTATATAATGATGTAAACGGAGACTTGGTGAATCTATTCAGGTGTGTAAAGTATCATTGTGGAGAGCTGCAGAAAGAATTATCATTTATGTTGAACTCAAGAGAATTGTTTTATGACTTTGCCAGTCAGTACAATACCAGGGGAATGACCGATATTCAAAGGGCAGCTAGATTTTTTATGCTAATCAAGACAAGCTATGGAAGTGAGTATAGATCCTATGGTTGTGTTAAGAGAAATGTAAATGTAATGATTCAATATCTTACAGATATTCAAGGAAGGCTTTCGGGCGTAGTAATTGAAAATAAGGATTTTGAGGATTTATTTAAAGTATATGATAGGGAGGAAGGTCTTATGTATATGGACCCTCCATATTATGGTACCGAAAGATACTATCAGGTACAGTTTTCACAAGAGGACCATATAAGGTTATTTGAGTGTCTTAAAAGTGTAAAAGGCAAGTTCATTCTTTCTTACAATGACTGCGAATTTGTAAGAGAGCTTTACAAAGATTTCAATGTAGATGAGGTTGAAAGAAATCACAATCTGGTGGGGAAGTACAAGGATAAGGAGCATAGGTATGGCGAGTTGATTATTAGGAATTATTAG